A region of Arabidopsis thaliana chromosome 5, partial sequence DNA encodes the following proteins:
- a CDS encoding kinectin-like protein (kinectin-related; INVOLVED IN: biological_process unknown; EXPRESSED IN: 24 plant structures; EXPRESSED DURING: 15 growth stages; BEST Arabidopsis thaliana protein match is: unknown protein (TAIR:AT2G17990.1).), with translation MAEKEVVSASTLESKITEDHHDIWIRGAMEKSRSSNISVLKDRFIAAEDSALVSKDVAQKDIEILLRRVKTATALLTYLKSKATTVAAADLANLSLETDQLQDTIDEHDGTYVTEMLQHVETVTGVMESLARRAFIAESEAAIEKGKVVLSQEEIQRKVGQLENMSVKLEDMEKFALGTSSILCEMRQRVDDLVEETSRQKQRATENELELSRVRRDFESLKSYVTSLISVRETLVSSEKQFQTIERLFERFIIVSKFAFMASCFRGYKQKLVAKTTQLESEKVQKEAEVQKLMEENVRLTALVDKKEAQLLAMNEQCKMMALSSI, from the exons ATGGCTGAAAAGGAAGTGGTTTCTGCCTCAACTTTAGAATCTAAGATCACTGAGGATCATCATGACATCTGGATCCGAGGAGCGATGGAAAAGAGCCGCTCCTCCAACATCAGTGTTCTGAAGGATAGATTCATAGCTGCTGAGGATTCTGCTCTAGTTTCCAAGGATGTTGCACAAAAGGATATTGAGATTCTCTTGAGACGAGTGAAAACTGCTACAGCTTTATTGACTTACCTGAAATCTAAAGCGACAACTGTGGCTGCTGCCGATTTGGCCAATCTTTCACTTGAAACTGACCAGCTCCAAGATACAATAGACGAACATGATGGGACTTATGTCACTGAGATGCTTCAGCATGTAGAGACCGTTACAGGCGTCATGGAGTCTCTGGCTAGGCGTGCTTTTATCGCCGAATCAGAAGCCGCTATCGAGAAAGGAAAGGTTGTGCTAAGCCAAGAGGAAATTCAAAGAAAGGTTGGCCAACTCGAGAACATGTCCGTGAAGTTAGAGGACATGGAAAAGTTTGCTCTTGGGACCAGTAGTATTCTCTGTGAAATGCGGCAGAGGGTTGATGATTTGGTTGAAGAGACCTCTAGACAGAAGCAAAGAGCTACTGAAAATGAGCTGGAACTCAGTCGCGTCAGGAGAGACTTTGAGTCTCTTAAATCGTATGTTACAAGTCTCATTAGCGTCAGAGAAACTCTCGTCTCATCCGAGAAGCAGTTCCAAACAATCGAGAGGCTTTTTGAACG ATTTATCATTGTTTCCAAGTTTGCATTCATGGCTAGCTGCTTTAGGGGTTATAAACAGAA GCTTGTTGCAAAGACAACGCAGTTGGAAAGCGAGAAAGTGCAGAAAGAAGCAGAGGTTCAGAAACTAATGGAAGAGAATGTAAGACTGACGGCTCTTGTGGATAAGAAAGAGGCACAGCTTCTGGCCATGAATGAGCAGTGCAAAATGATGGCCCTAAGCTCTATATGA
- a CDS encoding SAUR-like auxin-responsive protein family (SAUR-like auxin-responsive protein family; CONTAINS InterPro DOMAIN/s: Auxin responsive SAUR protein (InterPro:IPR003676); BEST Arabidopsis thaliana protein match is: SAUR-like auxin-responsive protein family (TAIR:AT4G36110.1); Has 1807 Blast hits to 1807 proteins in 277 species: Archae - 0; Bacteria - 0; Metazoa - 736; Fungi - 347; Plants - 385; Viruses - 0; Other Eukaryotes - 339 (source: NCBI BLink).), with the protein MGVERGSGKGLKQMLKRCSSLGKKSSVDVNFNGVPKGHFVVYVGHSRSRHVIPISFLTHPIFQMLLQQSEEEFGFFQDNGLTIPCDEHFFRALISSINP; encoded by the exons ATGGGAGTAGAAAGGGGAAGTGGTAAGGGTCTGAAGCAGATGTTAAAGAGATGTTCGAGTTTAGGGAAGAAGAGCAGCGTCGACGTTAACTTCAACGGCGTCCCCAAAGGTCACTTCGTCGTCTACGTTGGTCACTCTAGATCCCGACATGTCATCCCCATCTCCTTCCTCACGCACCCCATCTTCCAG ATGTTGCTGCAACAGTCTGAGGAAGAGTTTGGGTTCTTTCAAGACAATGGCCTAACCATCCCTTGTGATGAACACTTCTTTCGAGCTCTCATTTCCTCCATTAATCCTTAA
- a CDS encoding Zinc finger C-x8-C-x5-C-x3-H type family protein (Zinc finger C-x8-C-x5-C-x3-H type family protein; FUNCTIONS IN: zinc ion binding, nucleic acid binding; INVOLVED IN: biological_process unknown; LOCATED IN: cellular_component unknown; EXPRESSED IN: leaf; CONTAINS InterPro DOMAIN/s: Zinc finger, CCCH-type (InterPro:IPR000571); BEST Arabidopsis thaliana protein match is: Zinc finger C-x8-C-x5-C-x3-H type family protein (TAIR:AT3G51180.1); Has 1807 Blast hits to 1807 proteins in 277 species: Archae - 0; Bacteria - 0; Metazoa - 736; Fungi - 347; Plants - 385; Viruses - 0; Other Eukaryotes - 339 (source: NCBI BLink).) has protein sequence MMKKTKKGRVSWASDSMLCQVKLFLSDDCPVKVASNLPPGFEATDYATKRIISHIPRIKWKRPPLFVLDDALLVGSGGKSIETRSENLRISKVLEAFYPHRSVIPSRPSLTLAVEEEHYDDGKTPNIPLTHVEDERDAAAESSHSFEAPAAVSGLGPELSLLASAALSALTKEQGSQVDPDLLVKLLSDPKIVENLINGMKGKPLETANNSLNTDITEPRLAPQHVTSTTMDRNPPPMPGNVAPHNVPVSVQSSATDPPLPKPNQPMSSALSMNLTLQKPTPVVHNYPLSSGIKVEDSYTAAPLKPSTGDDVVVSEQKTQLLFPCSSWNMNKVPESARTETDPQIRNGNTNRDDQVSAKPVKDLDYFKNLIREHGAVKPATTETNNYKGRVDHKKIVKVRIQKPCMYFNRPKGCRMGESCLYLHDSSKRLWTDVAPPHFPRAKRLKFGS, from the exons atgatgaagaaaacgaagaaaggGAGAGTATCGTGGGCATCAGATAGTATGCTTTGTCAG GTAAAGTTGTTTCTTAGTGATGATTGTCCCGTTAAAGTTGCATCGAATCTTCCACCTGGTTTTGAAGCTACTGATTATGCAACGAAGCGAATCATCTCACACATTCCTCGGATCAAATGGAAACGCCCACCATTG TTTGTCCTCGATGATGCTTTGCTTGTTGGGAGTGGTGGAAAAAGCATCGAGACTCGTTCTGAGAATCTTAGGATTTCTAAAGTCTTGGAAGCTTTCTATCCACATCGCTCTGTGATCCCTTCTCG TCCTTCGCTCACACTAgctgttgaagaagaacactaTGACGACGGCAAAACTCCTAATATCCCTCTCACTCACGTTGAAGATGAACGTGACGCTGCTGCTGAATCTTCCCACAGTTTCGAAGCTCCTGCAGCTGTTTCTGGACTTGGACCAGAGTTAAGTCTTCTTGCTTCTGCAGCTTTGTCTGCCTTAACTAAGGAACAGGGCTCTCAGGTCGATCCTGATTTACTTGTCAAGTTACTCAGTGACCCCAAAATCGTTGAGAACTTGATCAATGGCATGAAAGGTAAACCACTTGAAACTGCAAATAACAGTCTAAACACTGACATCACCGAACCTAGACTTGCTCCTCAACATGTCACCTCCACAACCATGGACAGAAACCCACCTCCCATGCCTGGAAATGTTGCGCCACATAATGTACCTGTTTCGGTTCAGTCCAGTGCTACAGATCCTCCACTCCCCAAACCCAATCAGCCCATGTCCAGTGCTCTCTCAATGAACCTTACCCTCCAGAAACCCACCCCGGTTGTTCACAACTATCCATTGTCTTCTGGGATCAAAGTTGAGGATTCTTACACAGCTGCTCCCTTGAAACCAAGCACAGGGGATGATGTTGTAGTCTCAGAACAAAAGACCCAACTCCTTTTCCCTTGCAGCTCTTGGAATATGAATAAGGTACCGGAGTCAGCGCGAACTGAAACAGATCCTCAAATCCGTAATGGTAACACAAACCGGGATGATCAGGTTTCTGCAAAACCCGTGAAAGATCTAGACTACTTCAAGAACCTCATTAGGGAACATGGGGCAGTCAAACCGGCAACAACTGAAACTAACAATTACAAAGGAAGAGTTGATCATAAGAAAATCGTAAAGGTTAGGATTCAGAAACCGTGCATGTATTTTAACAGGCCCAAGGGGTGTCGGATGGGCGAGAGTTGCTTGTATCTTCACGACAGTTCTAAAAGGTTATGGACTGATGTTGCACCTCCTCACTTTCCCAGAGCTAAGAGACTCAAGTTTGGATCGTAA
- the GMD1 gene encoding GDP-D-mannose 4,6-dehydratase 1 (''GDP-D-mannose 4,6-dehydratase 1'' (GMD1); FUNCTIONS IN: protein binding, GDP-mannose 4,6-dehydratase activity; INVOLVED IN: cellular metabolic process, GDP-mannose metabolic process, nucleotide-sugar metabolic process, metabolic process; LOCATED IN: intracellular; EXPRESSED IN: inflorescence meristem, root, flower; EXPRESSED DURING: 4 anthesis, petal differentiation and expansion stage; CONTAINS InterPro DOMAIN/s: NAD-dependent epimerase/dehydratase (InterPro:IPR001509), NAD(P)-binding domain (InterPro:IPR016040), GDP-mannose 4,6-dehydratase (InterPro:IPR006368); BEST Arabidopsis thaliana protein match is: NAD(P)-binding Rossmann-fold superfamily protein (TAIR:AT3G51160.1); Has 1807 Blast hits to 1807 proteins in 277 species: Archae - 0; Bacteria - 0; Metazoa - 736; Fungi - 347; Plants - 385; Viruses - 0; Other Eukaryotes - 339 (source: NCBI BLink).) has product MASRSLNGDSDIVKPRKIALVTGITGQDGSYLTEFLLEKGYEVHGLIRRSSNFNTQRLNHIYVDPHNVNKALMKLHYGDLSDASSLRRWLDVIKPDEVYNLAAQSHVAVSFEIPDYTADVVATGALRLLEAVRSHNIDNGRAIKYYQAGSSEMFGSTPPPQSETTPFHPRSPYAASKCAAHWYTVNYREAYGLYACNGILFNHESPRRGENFVTRKITRALGRIKVGLQTKLFLGNIQASRDWGFAGDYVEAMWLMLQQEKPDDYVVATEESHTVKEFLDVSFGYVGLNWKDHVEIDKRYFRPTEVDNLKGDASKAKEMLGWKPKVGFEKLVKMMVDEDLELAKREKVLADAGYMDAQQQP; this is encoded by the coding sequence ATGGCCTCCAGATCTCTCAATGGCGATTCCGACATTGTGAAGCCGAGGAAGATTGCACTGGTCACCGGAATCACTGGCCAAGATGGATCTTACCTGACCGAGTTCCTGCTCGAGAAAGGCTACGAAGTTCACGGCCTCATCCGACGATCCTCCAATTTTAACACTCAGCGACTCAACCATATCTACGTTGATCCCCACAACGTCAACAAAGCTCTCATGAAGCTCCACTACGGTGATCTCTCTGATGCCTCCTCCCTCCGCCGTTGGCTCGACGTCATCAAGCCTGACGAGGTCTACAACCTTGCTGCTCAGTCCCACGTTGCCGTCTCCTTCGAGATCCCTGATTACACTGCTGACGTTGTCGCTACTGGAGCTCTTCGTCTCCTGGAGGCTGTCAGATCTCACAACATTGACAATGGCCGCGCCATCAAGTACTACCAGGCTGGCTCTTCGGAGATGTTCGGGTCAACTCCTCCTCCGCAGTCAGAGACCACGCCCTTCCATCCGAGATCTCCCTACGCTGCGTCCAAATGCGCTGCTCATTGGTACACAGTCAATTACCGAGAGGCCTACGGTCTGTACGCCTGCAACGGAATCCTCTTCAACCACGAGTCACCTCGCAGAGGCGAGAACTTCGTGACTCGGAAAATCACTCGGGCCTTGGGAAGGATCAAGGTCGGATTGCAGACCAAGCTCTTCCTGGGAAATATACAGGCTTCAAGAGACTGGGGTTTCGCAGGAGACTACGTGGAAGCAATGTGGCTGATGCTGCAGCAGGAGAAACCAGATGACTATGTGGTTGCAACTGAGGAATCACACACCGTCAAGGAGTTTCTGGACGTGTCTTTCGGGTACGTGGGGCTCAACTGGAAAGACCATGTCGAGATCGACAAAAGGTACTTCCGGCCCACGGAGGTCGACAATCTGAAAGGAGACGCAAGCAAGGCAAAGGAAATGTTGGGGTGGAAGCCAAAAGTAGGGTTCGAGAAGCTGGTGAAGATGATGGTGGACGAAGACCTTGAGCTGGCCAAGAGGGAGAAAGTGCTCGCCGACGCTGGTTACATGGACGCTCAGCAGCAACCTTGA
- a CDS encoding uncharacterized protein (unknown protein; FUNCTIONS IN: molecular_function unknown; INVOLVED IN: N-terminal protein myristoylation; LOCATED IN: cellular_component unknown; EXPRESSED IN: 14 plant structures; EXPRESSED DURING: 7 growth stages; Has 1807 Blast hits to 1807 proteins in 277 species: Archae - 0; Bacteria - 0; Metazoa - 736; Fungi - 347; Plants - 385; Viruses - 0; Other Eukaryotes - 339 (source: NCBI BLink).), protein MGASDSTLLGSQENRGDVITTISHRSEIVDPILENLKALTVSRPILKSPPTESSLTDILVRKALSSSSSNTVDPQILVELFSIYREWQENKAQEITKRQEDIENKIEVADALATKLLQRFNHSVSAMRTTAQHLSQVHGLQVELGELKGRLTEVISNCDTLCKRINSEGPESLRSTVAPFSLASPDSVSINTTTTLSSKPEA, encoded by the exons ATGGGAGCATCAGATTCAACTCTGCTAGGCTCTCAG GAAAATCGAGGTGATGTGATTACGACTATATCTCATCGATCAGAAATAGTCGATCCCATTCTCGAGAATCTTAAAGCTCTCACAGTA AGTAGGCCAATATTGAAGTCTCCTCCCACGGAAAGTAGCTTAACAGATATCTTAGTGAGAAAAGCTCTATCCAGTTCCTCTTCCA ATACGGTTGATCCTCAAATACTTGTAGAGCTCTTCTCCATTTACCGAGAATGGCAAGAGAACAAAGCTCAAGAAATTACCAAGAGACAG GAAGATATAGAAAACAAGATAGAAGTCGCAGATGCTTTGGCGACTAAACTTTTACAGAGGTTTAACCACTCTGTTTCTGCAATGAGGACAACTGCCCAGCATTTATCTCAAG TTCATGGTTTGCAGGTGGAGCTCGGGGAGCTTAAAGGAAGATTGACAGAGGTGATCAGCAACTGCGATACATTATGTAAGAGAATTAATTCTGAGGGACCTGAATCTCTGAGGTCCACAGTGGCGCCTTTTTCTCTTGCATCTCCCGATTCGGTCAGTATAAATACTACTACAACTCTGTCTTCTAAACCCGAGGCATAA
- the NAC105 gene encoding NAC domain containing protein 105 (NAC domain containing protein 105 (NAC105); CONTAINS InterPro DOMAIN/s: No apical meristem (NAM) protein (InterPro:IPR003441); BEST Arabidopsis thaliana protein match is: NAC domain containing protein 76 (TAIR:AT4G36160.1); Has 1807 Blast hits to 1807 proteins in 277 species: Archae - 0; Bacteria - 0; Metazoa - 736; Fungi - 347; Plants - 385; Viruses - 0; Other Eukaryotes - 339 (source: NCBI BLink).) gives MMKVDQDYSCSIPPGFRFHPTDEELVGYYLKKKIASQRIDLDVIREIDLYKIEPWDLQERCRIGYEEQTEWYFFSHRDKKYPTGTRTNRATVAGFWKATGRDKAVYLNSKLIGMRKTLVFYRGRAPNGQKSDWIIHEYYSLESHQNSPPQEEGWVVCRAFKKRTTIPTKRRQLWDPNCLFYDDATLLEPLDKRARHNPDFTATPFKQELLSEASHVQDGDFGSMYLQCIDDDQFSQLPQLESPSLPSEITPHSTTFSENSSRKDDMSSEKRITDWRYLDKFVASQFLMSGED, from the exons ATGATGAAGGTTGATCAAGATTATTCGTGTAGTATACCGCCTGGATTTAGGTTTCATCCGACAGATGAAGAACTTGTCGGATATTATCTCAAGAAGAAAATCGCCTCCCAGAGGATTGATCTCGACGTTATCAGAGAAATTGATCTTTACAAGATCGAACCATGGGATCTACAag AGAGATGTAGGATAGGGTACGAGGAGCAAACGGAGTGGTATTTCTTCAGCCATAGAGACAAGAAGTATCCGACTGGGACTAGGACAAACCGAGCCACCGTGGCCGGTTTCTGGAAAGCAACGGGCCGGGACAAGGCGGTTTACCTCAACTCCAAACTTATCGGTATGAGAAAAACGCTTGTCTTTTACCGAGGTCGAGCGCCTAATGGCCAAAAGTCCGATTGGATCATTCACGAATACTACAGCCTCGAGTCACACCAGAACTCTCCTCCACAG GAAGAAGGATGGGTAGTGTGTAGAGCATTTAAGAAACGAACGACCATCCCAACAAAAAGGAGGCAACTTTGGGATCCGAACTGCTTATTCTACGACGACGCCACTCTCTTGGAACCTCTCGACAAGCGAGCCAGACATAATCCTGATTTTACCGCCACACCGTTCAAGCAAGAACTACTCTCCGAGGCCAGTCACGTCCAGGATGGAGATTTCGGATCTATGTACCTTCAATGCATCGATGATGATCAATTCTCCCAGCTTCCTCAGCTCGAGAGCCCCTCTCTTCCGTCGGAAATAACTCCCCATAGTACTACTTTTTCTGAGAACAGTAGCCGGAAAGATGACATGAGCTCCGAGAAGAGGATCACTGACTGGAGATATCTAGATAAGTTCGTGGCGTCTCAATTTTTGATGAGTGGAGAAGACTAA